One stretch of Pontiella desulfatans DNA includes these proteins:
- a CDS encoding alpha-L-fucosidase, translating into MKSLKIALCLLVAAQVASAAKKVDMDVWGPLMERGVPQWAKDAKFGIYAHWGVYSVAGQWDFAEPNWGNGYICGYQRYYSTSPKQDMRVQFEKNVGPIQEGFGYKDLAKQFQPIDFDPDYWADLMARSGAKYAGICAIHHDGYAMWDSDVIDLCAGKLGPKRDLLGDMMKAIEKHGMKTFTSFHHARTYKHFQGLRKKLAADPDYAQVDLLDPNLRNYYWYAGDEDYFADIRYKLTREVIDKYQPDGIWFDGGGGKYGTEVVLNDFFNMGDKAGKEVVVHNKGNFPEKFGVYSYENGHARPLYIEWPWEDDTPSATGWCDWPWFKDIEYKKPRDIVVRLCDLVARNGGLLLSMNPRPDGKLDQGQIDLLEGIGSWLDGNGEAIYATVPWKIFAEGNTGHLKYYQYKADGTKSRGVQPDPKQLTHEDVRFTRNGESLYATVLGVPTSGTAVIQSLGNGTSVSESNKIKSIELLGHGPVKWSRSEDALSITLPAELPNEWALSFKINVDGELDKSKPDVDGSKMKLPKQT; encoded by the coding sequence ATGAAGAGTTTAAAAATCGCATTATGTCTGTTGGTTGCTGCGCAGGTTGCGTCAGCCGCTAAAAAGGTGGATATGGACGTCTGGGGCCCGCTGATGGAACGGGGCGTTCCGCAGTGGGCGAAAGATGCCAAGTTTGGAATCTATGCGCACTGGGGCGTCTATTCCGTGGCCGGGCAGTGGGATTTCGCGGAACCGAACTGGGGCAATGGATATATCTGTGGCTACCAGCGTTATTATTCCACCAGCCCGAAGCAGGATATGCGCGTTCAGTTTGAAAAGAACGTCGGGCCGATTCAGGAAGGCTTCGGCTATAAGGATCTCGCGAAACAGTTCCAACCCATTGATTTTGATCCCGACTACTGGGCTGACTTGATGGCGCGTTCCGGAGCAAAATATGCGGGCATCTGCGCGATTCATCATGATGGTTATGCGATGTGGGACAGCGATGTGATTGACCTCTGCGCGGGCAAGCTCGGACCGAAACGCGATCTGCTGGGTGACATGATGAAGGCCATCGAAAAACACGGTATGAAGACCTTTACCTCTTTCCACCACGCGCGGACCTATAAACATTTTCAGGGTCTTCGTAAAAAGCTTGCGGCCGATCCAGACTATGCCCAGGTCGATCTGCTCGATCCGAATCTGCGGAACTACTATTGGTATGCGGGCGACGAGGACTACTTTGCGGACATCCGTTACAAGCTGACCAGGGAAGTGATCGACAAATATCAGCCGGACGGCATCTGGTTTGACGGCGGTGGCGGAAAATACGGTACGGAGGTCGTGTTGAACGACTTTTTTAATATGGGCGATAAAGCCGGTAAAGAAGTGGTGGTGCACAACAAAGGCAACTTCCCTGAAAAATTCGGCGTCTATTCCTATGAAAACGGCCATGCCCGTCCGCTCTACATCGAATGGCCGTGGGAAGATGATACACCATCGGCCACCGGCTGGTGTGACTGGCCCTGGTTCAAGGATATCGAATATAAAAAGCCCCGCGATATTGTCGTGCGCCTCTGCGATCTCGTGGCGCGCAACGGCGGGTTGCTGCTTTCCATGAATCCTCGGCCCGATGGAAAACTCGACCAGGGACAGATCGATCTGCTGGAAGGCATCGGTTCCTGGCTTGATGGGAACGGCGAGGCCATTTACGCAACGGTGCCATGGAAAATTTTCGCGGAAGGCAATACCGGCCATTTAAAATATTATCAGTATAAAGCCGATGGAACGAAATCCCGTGGTGTCCAGCCTGATCCGAAGCAGCTGACGCATGAAGACGTACGTTTTACCCGCAACGGCGAGAGCCTGTATGCCACCGTGCTAGGGGTTCCAACCTCTGGAACTGCGGTTATCCAATCGCTTGGGAATGGAACCTCTGTTTCTGAGTCTAACAAGATAAAATCCATTGAGCTGCTGGGGCATGGGCCGGTGAAGTGGAGCCGGTCGGAAGATGCACTGAGCATCACGCTTCCGGCGGAACTGCCGAACGAATGGGCGCTCTCCTTTAAGATCAATGTCGATGGCGAACTGGACAAGAGTAAGCCGGATGTTGACGGTTCAAAAATGAAGTTGC